In Pyrodictium occultum, the genomic window GGCCAGCACCAGGGGGTGGCCGGCCAGCACGCGGAGTATTGTCTCCCGCGCCTCCTCGATGCTCTCCCCGTAGCCTATGCCGACCAGGTACTCTATCCTCCGGGCTGGGTGGCTGTAGAGGTTCTTTATCGTGCTCCGGAACACCGTCTCGTTGGGTACCCGTACGCTGAGCCCGTCGAGGGTCGTTATCCTCGTGGAGAACATGGTTACATCCTCTACGCGGCCCAGCACGCCTGTCTCCGGCAGCTCCACTATATCCCCCGGCTTCAGGGGCTTGTCGAAGTAGAGGAAGAGGCCGCTGAAGAAGTTGGACGCCACGGTCTGGCTGGCGAAGCCGAGCGCGACGCCTATCATGCTGCCCGCGAACGCGAAGCCGGTCAGGCTGAAGCCCGCCAGCCCAAGGGCCAGGACGCCCACGAGGGCCACGAGGCTATAGTAGGTGAGCTTCGCCGCTATATCCACCACGGGCATGGGGAGCTGGCTCAGCTCGAGGGTCCTCCGGACCATGCGGCGGACCATCATGGCTACCAGCACGCCGGCCGACATGACCGCCGCGAAGATGAGGCCCCGGTACACGTAGGAGCCGATCGTAGCCAGCAGCGCCGCCAGAGAGCCGGCCAACCCGGGCCCCGGGCACGCTGGCTAGAGGAGGGCCGGGCGGGACGGGTTTAAGCCTCAGGGCTCGCTGGGCTCCAGGCACGGCGGGCGGCCCACCCGCCCGGACGCCGGGGCGGCGCCCCGGAAGCTGGATGAGGGCGGGGTCCACAGGGCGGCGTCCAGCTCCCCGCATCCCCGGGCTGCTCCTCGCGGCCCTGCATAGCCCCCGGCGCTGCAGGCTCCTCCCGGGACGGTGCAGCCGCAGCCACGAGGACCAGAGCCCGGGGCATCCTGCAGCCCCTCCGGCAGGGGGCGGCGGCCACAAGGCCCCTGGGCCCCGGGCTGCCAGCCCCCGGGGGCCGGTGGGGAGCCGTCCACCTTGCGGGGAGCGAGCCCTCCGGGGGGCGGTGAGCGGTTTGGGCGCCGCCGAGGCCCCTCCTCCACATTCTACTCATTCTACTCAACCGGGCCTCCGAGGATCCTCTCGATCTCCTCCCTCGCCACCGGCCCCCTCCGGACCAGCCTGGGGGGCCTAGTGGTGAGATCCAGGACCGTGGATGGGGTGCCGCCGGGCGCAGGGCCGGCGTCGATGACCGCGTCGACCCTCGAGCCCAGCTGCTCCAGCGCCTCCCGCGCCGTCCTCGGGCTGGGGCCCCGGTGGAGGTTGGCACTGGTCCCGACCAGGGCGCCGCCGGAGGCCTCTATGAGCGCTAGCGCAGCCGGGTGGTTGGGCATCCTCACCCCGAGCCTCCCGGTGTCGGCGTGGAGCACCCGGGGCACGCCGGGCCTAGCCTCCAGCACGAGGGTCAGGGGGCCGGGCCAGAGCCTCTCCATGAGCCTCCGCGCCTCGGGGGTGACGGCTACCAGCTTCTCCGCCTCCTCCGGGCCGGAGACGAGGACCGGTAGGGGCCTGTCCAGCGGCCTCTCCTTGGCCTGGTACACGCGGAGCACAGCCCAGGGGTTCAGCGGGTCGGCGCCGAGCCCGTAGACAGTGTCGGTGGGGTAGACGACCAAGCCCCCGGCCCTGACCAGCCAGGAGGCCTCCAGCGCGGCGCGGCGGGCCTCCTGGATGCCCCAGGCGTAGAGTATCCTGGGCGGCGCCAAGGGGGCCTCCCTTCCCCCCTACTCGCGGCGGTAGGGCACTCCTAATATGGCTTGGAGGCCTCACGCGGCGCGGCACACCCGCCACCGCCGCCAGGGTCACCAGGTAGGGCATCGTGTTGATCAGCGTGTCGGGGCACCACGGCCTTCACAGCCGGGAGGACCTTGACCCACTCGCGGAGGGTGTCGAAGAAGCCGAAGAGCGCGGCGCCGCCCACTTCCCGCGGCCCCTCAGCCTCCTGAGGGCCTGGAAGAGCTCCCGGGTCTCCAGCGGAGTGAGGTTAGTGGTTGGCCCTATCAAGTATCAGCACGTCGACCTCGCGGAGGAGCATCCGGAGTATCTCAACCCTCTGCCGGGCCCCGAAGGACAGGCTCTCCACCGGCTCGTCGAGCGGCACGTGGAGCCCCGTCTCCCGCATAAGCTCCTCGATCCGCCGGCGGGCAGTCCTAAGCTCCCTGCCCCCGAGCCCTGGCACGATGTTCTCGTAGGCCGTGAACACGGGGACCAGGGAGAGGTGCTGGTGAACCATCCCAATACCATGGCGGAGGGCGTCGGCTGCACTCCGGAGCCGGACCCGCCCACCCCGGAGGATTATCTCGCCCCGGGTGGGGGGGGGGCGGAGGAGGCCGGCAAGGATCTTCATAAGCGTGGTCTTCCCAGCGCCGTTCTCCCCGAGGAGCCCGTGTATCTCCCCCGGCTCGAGCCGGAGGTCGACGCCACGGAGCGCGGCGGTGCCGTCAGGATAGATCTTCACTATACCCCTCATCTCGACGATGGGGCTGCCACCGGGCTGCAATCCCCCTAGGCCCCGAGGGGGTTAGGCCCGAGGCCGCAAGGGGATGAAAAACATAGGCCAGGCCCGGGGGCTAAGCTGGCACCCGCTGCGCGGCCGCGGTCCTCGCGGCGAACCAGGCCTTGACGCGGCCGCTGTACCGGAGGTAGAGTATCAGCACGATCGGCTGGATGAGAGCCACCATAGCCGGGTACACGGCCATAAACCTACCCGCCTTGCCGAAGGCTGTGGCCAGCACAGCTATCGTGAGGGCCACGTTCTTGCCCGCAGTAGTGAACACAACCGCCTGGTGCTGCTCGTAGCTCAGCCCCAGCAGCTTGAGGTTGACAGCCAGGAGCAGAGAGATAGCGGCAGCGTAGTAGACCAGCATCAGCGGGGCGAGCACCACTAGGTCGTGGTAGTGGCTGACCACCAGCCTAGCCTTAACGGCGAATATAAGGTATATCAGCAGGTACAGGTTCACCAGGGTCACCGTTGAGAAGTATGGCTTCAGCTCCCCGTACTTCTCCAGTCCATAGCGTCTCTCGATGAACTCCCTGGCGGCCACGCCGAGGACTAGCGGCGCCACCAGCACCACCGCGAGGCTCTTGAGTATGAGGCCCGGCGGCACCCCGAGCGAGGAGCCGGCAGCCACGTAGCCCACAGCCGGGAGCGCCGCGAGGGATAGCAGGAAGGCCGAGGCAACTATTGTAGTGGCCGTCAGCATGTCGCCTCCCGCGAGCCCCACGTAGCCGAGCCCCATGCTGCAGCTCGGGGCCACGGACAGCAGCATCAACGCTATCTTCATGTAGGTCGAAGCGTGAAACGCCTCTACCAGCGTGTATATCAGAGCCGGCGCTACCGCGAAGTTCAGCACAAGCGCCTCGAGAACGGGCTTCAGTGTCTCCCGTATCCTCAGCAGGCTGGCCAGCGAAAGGTTAACCATCATTGGGTAGATCATTAGGAGGACCACAGGCGTTATCAATACCGAGAGCGGCCTGAGGTTGAAGTAATAGCCTGTCACGAGCCCGAGTATAATGGCTATTATCGTGTACTGCAGCATGTTCTCCGAGAGGTTCTTCGCTATACGCTTAACCCTGGCAGGCATATGAACCACCTATCCCTATCACTGACCCCTATCACTGATATTGAAGAGATGCTGTATAAAAACATATTGTTGGCTGCAGCGTGCAATAACCAAAATACCATGTTAACACGCGTCGAGGAATGCCACCGCCACGGCTGGATGCAGCGCGTGACGCGGGCGAGACCAGGGGCCAATAGAAGGAGGAGAGGAGGCGCACGGCGCGGGGAGGAAGGCGGAGAGAAAAACGGGGCGGCGGCTAGCCCACCACCTTACCGTCCACCCGAACCTTGATGTTGTGCACCTTCTTGAACTCCTCGACTAGCCTGTCCCAGTCCCTCTTGTTGTATATGCAGCCGGGGTCCGGCGCCGTGGGGTCGCCGAAGTAGGCGTAGGCCCTTGCCCTGCAGCCTCCGCAGATGTTCCTGTAGGGGCACTTGCCGCAGAAGCTCTTGAGCTTCGACCGGTCCCTCAGAAGCTTGAAGAGGGGCGCGTTGCTCCATATGTCCCAGAAGGTCTTCTCCCTCAGGTTGCCCACGGGTATTGGCAGGAAGACGCAGGGGGTCACCGTGCCCTCGGGCTCTATCGCTGCGTATATCCTCCCGGCGCCGCAGCCTCCCACGAACTCCGCTACAGCCTTTACCACTGGGTCGTTGCCCACGTAGAAGTGGGTCGGAGCCACCTTACTGCCGCCGCTGAGCTGCAGGGCGACCCTGCCGTACTGGGGGGCGGTGCTCACTATCTCTATCTTCCTCCGCTGCATCTCCTTGAATATTGTGCGTAGGAACTCCTCCCTCTCCACGGGGTCAAGGTCTAGCCACATGTTCTCCTTGCCGCGGCCCGTCGGCACGAAGTTGAAGAACACCACCCTCTTCACTCCTATGGACTCAGCTAGGTCTAGTATATCCTCTACCTCGTCAATATTTATCTTGGTGACCGTGACCGCCATGCCGTGGTTTATGCCGAGCTTGACGGCGTTCTCGAGCGCCTTCACAGCCCTCTGCCAGGCGCCGGGCACGCCGCGGAACCTGTCATGCCTCTCGGGCTTGGCGCTGTCCACCGACACCTCCACGTAGCGGAGGCCCAGCTTCCTAGCCTTCTCCAGCTTCTCTATATCCGCGAAGGTCCAGCCGTTAGTGGCTACTGCGGCGTACATGCCCCGGGAGGCTATCTCGTGGAGCACCGTGTAGAAATGAGGGTGTATTGTCGGCTCGCCGCCGCTCAGCGCCACCGCCGCCACCCCGGCCCGGTCGAGCTGATCCACGACCCTCAGCTTCTCCTCAAGGGTCAGCTCGTTGGGGAGCGGCCTGTCCGCCCTCTGGTAGCAGTGGAGGCAGCGGAGGTTGCACATGTTAGTGAAGTTCCAGACTACGAGGAAGGGCGCCGGCAT contains:
- a CDS encoding mechanosensitive ion channel family protein → MAGSLAALLATIGSYVYRGLIFAAVMSAGVLVAMMVRRMVRRTLELSQLPMPVVDIAAKLTYYSLVALVGVLALGLAGFSLTGFAFAGSMIGVALGFASQTVASNFFSGLFLYFDKPLKPGDIVELPETGVLGRVEDVTMFSTRITTLDGLSVRVPNETVFRSTIKNLYSHPARRIEYLVGIGYGESIEEARETILRVLAGHPLVLAEPEPRVFVEELGDSAVVLRVAFWVPSTKWLEVKWEMLGRIKEALDEAGIEIPFPQRVVWLRREEPSAPEEAGDGGRGALEEALEGAA
- a CDS encoding L-threonylcarbamoyladenylate synthase encodes the protein MAPPRILYAWGIQEARRAALEASWLVRAGGLVVYPTDTVYGLGADPLNPWAVLRVYQAKERPLDRPLPVLVSGPEEAEKLVAVTPEARRLMERLWPGPLTLVLEARPGVPRVLHADTGRLGVRMPNHPAALALIEASGGALVGTSANLHRGPSPRTAREALEQLGSRVDAVIDAGPAPGGTPSTVLDLTTRPPRLVRRGPVAREEIERILGGPVE
- a CDS encoding ATP-binding cassette domain-containing protein, giving the protein MQPGGSPIVEMRGIVKIYPDGTAALRGVDLRLEPGEIHGLLGENGAGKTTLMKILAGLLRPPPTRGEIILRGGRVRLRSAADALRHGIGMVHQHLSLVPVFTAYENIVPGLGGRELRTARRRIEELMRETGLHVPLDEPVESLSFGARQRVEILRMLLREVDVLILDRANH
- a CDS encoding arsenic resistance protein; the protein is MPARVKRIAKNLSENMLQYTIIAIILGLVTGYYFNLRPLSVLITPVVLLMIYPMMVNLSLASLLRIRETLKPVLEALVLNFAVAPALIYTLVEAFHASTYMKIALMLLSVAPSCSMGLGYVGLAGGDMLTATTIVASAFLLSLAALPAVGYVAAGSSLGVPPGLILKSLAVVLVAPLVLGVAAREFIERRYGLEKYGELKPYFSTVTLVNLYLLIYLIFAVKARLVVSHYHDLVVLAPLMLVYYAAAISLLLAVNLKLLGLSYEQHQAVVFTTAGKNVALTIAVLATAFGKAGRFMAVYPAMVALIQPIVLILYLRYSGRVKAWFAARTAAAQRVPA
- a CDS encoding radical SAM/SPASM domain-containing protein, with protein sequence MSSEMVDTLVEGQGGGKERGGMGALLAGLRLLFNNPATRALLRAACRDAKCVYDGREVEAPAIYHALSMFAGESVTSCPVTARFIGVVIKHMLKLGVRLLHGNEEEAREALRDPAVRRGVALVMKGLGLYGVTVPQKMPAPFLVVWNFTNMCNLRCLHCYQRADRPLPNELTLEEKLRVVDQLDRAGVAAVALSGGEPTIHPHFYTVLHEIASRGMYAAVATNGWTFADIEKLEKARKLGLRYVEVSVDSAKPERHDRFRGVPGAWQRAVKALENAVKLGINHGMAVTVTKINIDEVEDILDLAESIGVKRVVFFNFVPTGRGKENMWLDLDPVEREEFLRTIFKEMQRRKIEIVSTAPQYGRVALQLSGGSKVAPTHFYVGNDPVVKAVAEFVGGCGAGRIYAAIEPEGTVTPCVFLPIPVGNLREKTFWDIWSNAPLFKLLRDRSKLKSFCGKCPYRNICGGCRARAYAYFGDPTAPDPGCIYNKRDWDRLVEEFKKVHNIKVRVDGKVVG